A stretch of the Notolabrus celidotus isolate fNotCel1 chromosome 3, fNotCel1.pri, whole genome shotgun sequence genome encodes the following:
- the marveld3 gene encoding MARVEL domain-containing protein 3 encodes MPEKGRHHQRNDAYSDYQDRDRDRDRDRDRDRDHPRNNEDYHSSYNSSGHNQNPRAAEERGSAGDRRAKQNRQRDMASASHKEPPVYRDHDHEGPSRLSRETSFYHSEGEYYKQHHKPALYNLRYILTSRGLCQLMELFLNLLLVICAGVPYSNNGGYRDLASLGGVYYYHFGGANAFTGADADRVKELDRLFHQLKRPPYVFTMACGGLLMVYACVMLALGVFRVPYRWPPVLLGEALINFLIGLGYIPALAFYFIKLQETYDSPICKEREQMYKSKGHKGFECQYHGADIAGGLFGVVGVAVFIFGAVLAVKAFRSVRELKKQRINEDNNL; translated from the exons ATGCCAGAGAAGGGAAGACACCACCAGAGGAATGATGCCTATTCAGATTACcaggacagagacagggacagggacagggacagggacagggacagggacCATCCTCGCAATAATGAAGACTACCACTCTTCATATAACAGCAGCGGTCACAATCAAAATCCAAGAGCAGCAGAAGAGAGAGGCTCTGCTGGTGACAGGAGGgccaaacaaaacagacagagggaTATGGCAAGTGCCTCACACAAGGAGCCACCTGTTTACAGAGACCATGACCATGAAGGACCCTCAAGACT GTCCAGAGAGACGTCTTTTTATCATTCTGAAGGAGAGTATTATAAGCAACACCACAAACCAGCTCTTTACAACCTACGATATATTTTAACATCCAGAG GTCTCTGCCAGCTTATGGAGCTGTTTTTGAATCTCCTTCTTGTCATCTGTGCTGGAGTGCCGTACAGCAACAACGGGGGTTACAGAGACCTGGCCAGCCTGGGTGGAGTCTACTATTATCACTTTGGTGGAGCCAATGCCTTCACTGGAGCCGACGCAGACCGGGTGAAGGAGCTGGATCGGCTGTTCCATCAGCTCAAACGCCCTCCATACGTGTTCACCATGGCCTGTGGAGGGCTTTTGATGGTTTACGCTTGTGTCATGCTTGCCCTGGGAGTTTTCAGAGTGCCCTACCGTTGGCCCCCCGTGCTGCTGGGAGAGGCTCTGATTAACTTCCTGATTGGCCTAGGCTATATCCCCGCGCTGGCCTTCTACTTTATTAAGCTGCAGGAAACCTACGACAGTCCAATCTGtaaggagagagagcagatgtACAAGAGCAAAGGGCACAAGGGCTTTGAGTGTCAGTACCACGGTGCAGATATCGCAGGAGGTCTGTTTGGGGTGGTAGGGGTGGCTGTGTTCATCTTTGGGGCGGTGTTAGCTGTGAAAGCTTTCAGGTCAGTGCGTGAGCTAAAGAAGCAAAGGATAAACGAGGACAATAACCTTTGA